A part of Amphiprion ocellaris isolate individual 3 ecotype Okinawa chromosome 16, ASM2253959v1, whole genome shotgun sequence genomic DNA contains:
- the btbd3b gene encoding BTB/POZ domain-containing protein 3 — translation MVDAKGRNMKCLTFFLMLPESVKSKSSKSSKKGNASGSSKLPPVCYEIITLRSKKKKKMAADIFPTKKPASTTTVQQYQQQNLNNNNTIQNCNWQGLYSTIRERNSVMFNNELMADVHFVVGQPGRTQRLPGHRYVLAVGSSVFHAMFYGELAENKDEIHIPDVEPAAFLAMLKYIYCDEIDLSADTVLATLYAAKKYIVPHLARACVNFLETSLSAKNACVLLSQSCLFEEPELTQRCWEVIDAQAELALRSEGFCDIDAQTLESILQRETLNAKEIVVFEAALNWAEAECQRQELTSSTDNKRKVLGKAMYLIRIPTMALDDFANGAAQSGVLTLNETNDIFLWYTAAKKPDLQFVSQPRKGLTPQRCHRFQSCAYRSNQWRYRGRCDSIQFAVDKRVFIAGFGLYGSSCGSAEYSAKIELKRQGVLLGQNLSKYFSDGSSNTFPVWFEYPVQIEPDTFYTASVVLDGNELSYFGQEGMTEVQCGKVTFQFQCSSDSTNGTGVQGGQIPELIFYA, via the exons ATGGTCGATGCCAAGGGAAGGAACATGAAATGTCTGACTTTCTTCTTAATGCTTCCCGAGTCAGTGAAAAGCAAGTCAAGTAAAAGCTCCAAGAAGGGGAATGCCAGTGGCAGCTCCAAGCTGCCCCCAGTCTGTTATGAGATAATCACTCTGAggagcaagaagaagaagaagatggcaGCAGAcatttttcccaccaaaaaaccGGCATCCACCACCACAGTGCAACAGTACCAGCAGCAGaacctcaacaacaacaacaccataCAGAACTGTAACTGGCAGGGACTCTACTCCACTATAAGAGAAAG AAATTCAGTAATGTTCAACAATGAGCTGATGGCAGATGTTCACTTTGTGGTGGGTCAGCCTGGAAGGACTCAGCGACTGCCAGGACACAGG TATGTGTTGGCTGTGGGCAGCTCAGTGTTCCATGCCATGTTTTATGGTGAACTTGCTGAGAATAAGGATGAAATTCATATACCAGATGTGGAACCAGCAGCATTTCTGGCAATGCTGAA GTACATTTACTGTGATGAAATTGACCTGAGTGCTGACACAGTGTTGGCCACTCTTTACGCTGCTAAGAAGTACATTGTCCCTCACCTGGCACGTGCCTGCGTCAACTTCCTGGAGACCAGTCTGAGCGCCAAGAACGCCTGTGTGCTGCTTTCCCAGAGCTGCCTGTTTGAGGAGCCAGAGCTGACACAGCGCTGCTGGGAAGTGATTGATGCCCAGGCCGAGCTGGCGTTACGCTCGGAGGGCTTCTGCGACATTGATGCCCAGACCCTGGAGAGTATCCTACAGCGAGAGACACTCAACGCTAAAGAGATAGTGGTATTTGAAGCTGCACTAAACTGGGCTGAGGCTGAGTGCCAGAGACAAGAGCTCACGTCTTCGACTGACAACAAGCGGAAAGTTTTGGGCAAAGCCATGTACCTGATACGCATCCCTACAATGGCTCTGGATGATTTTGCCAATGGTGCAGCCCAGTCGGGCGTGTTGACGCTAAATGAGACCAATGACATCTTTCTGTGGTACACAGCAGCCAAGAAGCCTGACCTGCAGTTTGTCAGCCAGCCGAGGAAGGGCCTGACACCCCAGCGCTGCCACAGGTTCCAGTCCTGTGCCTACCGAAGCAATCAGTGGCGCTATCGGGGCCGCTGTGACAGTATACAGTTTGCAGTGGATAAAAGGGTTTTCATCGCTGGGTTTGGACTTTATGGATCTAGCTGTGGCTCAGCAGAGTACAGCGCCAAGATTGAGTTGAAACGTCAGGGAGTACTGCTAGGACAAAACCTCAGCAAATACTTCTCCGACGGCTCCAGCAACACCTTCCCAGTGTGGTTTGAGTATCCAGTCCAGATCGAGCCTGACACATTCTACACTGCCAGCGTGGTTCTCGATGGGAACGAGTTGAGCTACTTTGGACAGGAAGGAATGACGGAGGTACAGTGTGGGAAAGTGACATTTCAGTTCCAGTGCTCCTCAGACAGCACTAACGGCACTGGGGTACAGGGCGGCCAGATTCCTGAACTTATCTTCTATGCTTGA